A section of the Paenibacillus odorifer genome encodes:
- a CDS encoding DinB family protein, translating into MTNYPVEMFKYHTWANQTILGRIKELPSSVLSQEVNSSFPTIAHALSHIYAVDTMWYLVLTGTAMPEAFQQSIPLNLSILDSVDEYVNIFAQLSEQYKEWLHNQSDLEQTILLDNPFAGIRQTRLSEIVLQVVNHGTYHRGNISTMLRQLGHASTMNDYSLFWYQVTAEAI; encoded by the coding sequence ATGACAAATTATCCAGTAGAAATGTTTAAATACCACACTTGGGCAAACCAAACTATCCTGGGGAGAATCAAGGAACTCCCATCCTCTGTGCTAAGTCAAGAAGTGAACAGCTCGTTTCCCACCATCGCTCATGCCCTTAGCCATATCTATGCGGTTGATACGATGTGGTATCTTGTTTTAACAGGCACTGCTATGCCTGAGGCTTTTCAACAAAGTATCCCGCTAAATTTGAGCATTCTAGATTCTGTGGATGAGTACGTAAATATCTTTGCACAGCTATCGGAACAATACAAAGAATGGTTACACAACCAATCCGATTTGGAGCAAACCATTCTGCTTGACAATCCATTCGCCGGAATCCGCCAAACACGCCTATCAGAAATTGTGTTGCAAGTCGTCAATCACGGGACTTATCATAGAGGTAATATATCTACTATGTTACGGCAGTTAGGCCACGCTTCCACCATGAATGACTATTCTCTTTTTTGGTATCAGGTAACAGCGGAAGCTATTTAA
- a CDS encoding helix-turn-helix transcriptional regulator, producing MKLERLISMIYKLLNHEVLSASKLAEEFQVSQRTIYRDIDVICAAGIPVVSYQGTKGGYGIMDGYKMDKSLLRSYDVTSLITVLNSLSSVFEDEHTQGTIERLQTIGTEPQTSSLAVDLETRRTDPDALPLLRAAIAERIVVRFDYINVKNERTTREMEPVKLHFKYSNWYIYGYCRARQDYREFRLSRMLNLFLTQDTFQSQHEVPKEAGCSNRADQVEEVVIRVGPEALAEALDQFHQVDKEFHSDKSMTMRIPVYKPLEARWLWSILLSFGSGAEVLEPSALRGILKEQLQNTLKLYEEV from the coding sequence ATGAAATTGGAAAGATTGATTTCTATGATCTACAAGCTATTGAACCACGAAGTTTTATCTGCCTCCAAGCTGGCTGAAGAGTTTCAGGTTTCCCAGCGGACGATCTATAGGGATATCGATGTGATTTGTGCCGCTGGTATCCCGGTCGTATCATATCAGGGAACTAAAGGTGGATATGGCATTATGGACGGATATAAAATGGATAAAAGCCTGCTCCGTTCGTATGATGTCACTTCTCTGATTACTGTACTTAACAGTCTCTCTTCCGTGTTTGAAGATGAGCATACGCAAGGAACCATTGAACGGCTGCAAACGATAGGAACGGAGCCACAGACTTCTAGTCTCGCGGTGGATCTTGAAACCCGGCGTACGGATCCTGACGCACTTCCTCTTTTACGTGCGGCTATAGCGGAACGAATTGTCGTCCGTTTTGATTACATCAATGTAAAAAATGAACGTACAACCCGTGAAATGGAACCAGTAAAGCTTCATTTTAAATATAGCAACTGGTACATCTATGGTTATTGCCGGGCACGGCAGGACTATCGGGAGTTTCGTCTTTCCCGGATGCTGAATTTGTTCCTGACGCAGGATACCTTTCAATCACAACATGAGGTACCCAAAGAGGCTGGCTGTTCAAACAGGGCAGATCAGGTCGAGGAAGTAGTGATACGGGTGGGACCTGAGGCTTTGGCAGAAGCGTTGGATCAGTTTCACCAAGTCGATAAGGAATTTCATTCCGATAAAAGCATGACGATGCGAATCCCTGTGTATAAGCCATTGGAAGCACGTTGGCTTTGGTCCATTCTGCTGAGTTTCGGCAGCGGGGCCGAAGTCCTCGAACCCTCTGCATTGCGAGGTATTTTAAAAGAGCAGCTTCAAAACACACTCAAACTTTATGAAGAAGTATGA
- a CDS encoding KamA family radical SAM protein: MYVQKVKYFTDINKIAMLSELEKENLKEITDKFVFRVNDYYLSLINWDDPDDPIRKLVIPNEGELLEYGRWDASDEDTNYVVPGCQHKYRTTALLIVSEVCGAYCRYCFRKRLFRNDVKEAMADVSPGLEYIAKNPEINNVLLTGGDSLILSTPKLRSIIENLRSIEHVKIIRLGSKIPVFNPMRISEDEELLELIRTYSTEDKRIYVMAHINHPREITPEAKKAFKALHNAGAIVVNQTPILKGINDDPIILGELLDRLSWAGVTPYYFFVNRPVAGNRDFVLPLEQVYQIVEEAKARTSGLGKRVRLSMSHTSGKIEILAIDNGKAYLKYHQSRDQEYGKFMILDCPKDAEWFDDLPGNEQYWTPPVKKNDAIISVNDLSEPADLICK; encoded by the coding sequence ATGTACGTGCAAAAGGTAAAGTACTTCACGGATATTAACAAAATAGCTATGTTGTCTGAGCTGGAAAAAGAGAATCTGAAAGAAATTACAGACAAATTTGTTTTTCGTGTAAATGACTACTATCTGTCTTTGATTAACTGGGATGATCCAGATGATCCCATCCGTAAGCTGGTTATTCCTAACGAAGGTGAACTGCTGGAGTATGGGCGCTGGGACGCCTCCGATGAGGACACGAATTATGTGGTACCTGGTTGTCAGCACAAGTATAGAACCACTGCACTACTGATTGTATCCGAGGTCTGCGGGGCTTATTGCCGCTACTGTTTCCGTAAGCGTCTGTTCCGAAATGACGTGAAAGAGGCGATGGCTGATGTCTCTCCGGGCTTGGAGTATATCGCAAAGAATCCGGAGATTAACAACGTACTTCTTACGGGCGGGGACAGTTTAATTCTCTCCACACCGAAGCTAAGATCCATTATTGAAAATCTAAGAAGCATTGAGCATGTTAAGATCATTAGACTAGGTTCCAAAATTCCCGTATTTAATCCGATGCGGATCTCTGAAGACGAAGAGCTGCTGGAGCTGATTCGTACTTACTCTACCGAAGACAAACGAATCTATGTTATGGCGCACATCAATCATCCTCGTGAAATCACACCTGAAGCCAAAAAAGCATTTAAAGCTCTCCACAACGCAGGGGCAATTGTCGTAAATCAGACTCCCATCCTCAAAGGCATCAACGATGATCCCATTATTTTAGGGGAACTACTGGACCGACTTTCATGGGCTGGCGTTACACCCTACTACTTCTTTGTGAACCGGCCCGTTGCCGGAAACCGGGATTTCGTATTACCGCTCGAGCAAGTCTATCAAATTGTAGAAGAAGCCAAAGCTAGAACCTCAGGACTTGGCAAAAGAGTACGCTTATCCATGAGCCACACCTCAGGAAAAATAGAAATTCTCGCCATTGATAACGGGAAAGCCTATCTCAAATACCATCAATCCAGAGATCAGGAATACGGAAAATTCATGATTCTAGATTGTCCAAAGGACGCCGAATGGTTCGATGACCTGCCTGGGAATGAGCAATATTGGACCCCACCTGTGAAAAAAAACGATGCTATTATTTCTGTTAATGATTTATCAGAGCCTGCGGATTTAATCTGTAAATAA
- a CDS encoding helix-turn-helix domain-containing protein, with the protein MLHTSSSCPPLHSLLFQLNEAELMIQAADSSSITRTTQDYTLLIFTGGNGQLNLDDQSVILSTDKCYLLSPGISYSTNNQELTLYYYLITFTAIYTTKLPKRYSGELLSGRRELIVHPFTKVIRLVEDLLMNRNNTDDVQQFKQQLKFQELLLLLFEHNYPSKHLPSPTESVEKTITFIQEHYTESITVKQLAELAGISIWQYTPIFQQLTGKKPLEYLTDLRINHSKRFLQESTEPLREIARLVGFSDEYYFSRRFRQKTGVTPGQYAHQQGRKLTVKDWTGHEVEIPERAKRIVYHGETLGDLLALGVKPIGGDEAFARNSVYKHRLKKLANVGFPLDPQLTASLNPDLIILANSDERAYRAVSGIAPTLTFDSFAPLDNRMRTLGSWLGKQREAEAWLESFTIKNAAMWQQLYSTTLQVGETASALVYDHGDHLYAMGMSGFSTALYAPCGLQPTEEIQAILDEELGFAEVDPTRLPAYAGDHIFMFIPERKDSRAAMERLLDSSLWNTLPAVRQGHVYLLDGSKWNSSDALTREKLLTLLPKLLGGSSASN; encoded by the coding sequence ATGCTGCATACATCATCGTCCTGCCCCCCACTCCACTCTCTGCTATTTCAGCTAAACGAGGCCGAACTGATGATTCAAGCTGCCGATTCAAGCTCTATAACGCGTACAACCCAGGACTATACCCTTCTCATATTTACTGGAGGGAACGGACAATTGAACCTCGATGATCAAAGCGTGATACTAAGTACGGATAAATGTTATCTACTATCTCCTGGAATCTCCTATAGTACGAACAACCAGGAGCTGACGTTGTATTATTACCTCATCACCTTTACAGCAATTTATACAACCAAGCTTCCTAAACGATATTCTGGAGAGCTGCTTTCCGGCAGGCGGGAGTTAATTGTGCACCCGTTCACCAAGGTAATCCGGCTAGTCGAAGACCTGCTCATGAACAGGAATAACACCGATGATGTACAACAATTCAAGCAACAATTAAAATTCCAAGAATTGCTGCTGTTACTTTTTGAGCATAATTACCCTTCCAAACACCTGCCAAGTCCTACGGAATCCGTAGAAAAGACCATAACATTCATTCAGGAGCATTATACAGAGAGTATCACCGTGAAGCAGTTAGCTGAATTGGCGGGAATATCAATCTGGCAATATACACCGATCTTTCAGCAGCTTACGGGTAAAAAGCCGCTTGAATACCTGACGGATCTGCGTATTAATCATTCCAAACGATTCCTGCAGGAATCGACTGAACCACTGCGGGAAATCGCCAGACTGGTCGGCTTCTCGGATGAATACTATTTCAGCCGCCGCTTTCGGCAAAAAACCGGAGTTACACCCGGACAATATGCACATCAGCAAGGTCGTAAGCTTACCGTCAAGGATTGGACGGGTCATGAGGTGGAAATTCCTGAACGAGCGAAACGTATTGTCTATCATGGCGAGACACTTGGCGACCTTCTCGCGTTAGGTGTAAAGCCTATCGGTGGAGATGAAGCATTCGCCCGGAACAGCGTCTATAAACATCGGCTTAAGAAGCTCGCCAACGTCGGGTTTCCACTGGACCCGCAGTTGACCGCTTCCCTAAACCCAGATTTGATCATTTTGGCAAATAGTGATGAAAGAGCCTACAGAGCAGTTTCTGGTATCGCTCCGACACTCACCTTTGATTCATTTGCGCCTCTCGACAACCGAATGCGGACATTAGGCAGTTGGCTAGGTAAACAGCGCGAAGCCGAAGCATGGCTGGAGTCATTCACAATCAAAAACGCTGCCATGTGGCAGCAGCTTTACTCGACAACTCTCCAAGTTGGAGAAACCGCCTCTGCTTTGGTCTATGATCATGGAGATCATCTATATGCTATGGGAATGTCCGGATTCTCCACTGCGCTTTATGCCCCATGTGGTTTACAACCGACCGAAGAGATCCAAGCCATATTGGACGAAGAGTTAGGGTTCGCCGAAGTTGATCCAACACGACTGCCTGCCTACGCCGGAGATCATATCTTCATGTTCATTCCGGAACGCAAAGACTCGCGAGCTGCGATGGAACGATTACTAGACAGTTCACTTTGGAACACTCTTCCGGCAGTACGTCAGGGACATGTTTATCTGCTCGATGGAAGCAAATGGAACTCCAGTGATGCGTTAACCCGGGAGAAGCTACTAACGCTGCTGCCTAAACTACTCGGCGGAAGTAGCGCTAGCAATTGA
- a CDS encoding ABC transporter substrate-binding protein codes for MNKVRQSFAVVCVLFLLSTLLLACGNSKEQSSANSTANATGNSSAATAAPSAEPSDSSTDEAAATTRSYTDYIGHTVEIPVNPQRIIYSGETYGDLLALGVQAVGYPLSMGEGQIFEDQLQGVEDVGFPINLEKTLELQPDLIIYAGTDEADFEQLSKIAPTIIFNTFAPLQERMLDIGGIVGKTTEAEAWLAQYKTAEENMWKQLKSAGMKEGETAAVFTYYPGDRLFIMAATGLSQVLYGENGFNATPAIQKILDEGKGFQEVSMEVLKEYAGDRIFILTPVAEEAKQSTENLLKSPIWKSLPAVKNGYVYTQDIMKTSSDATTREWLLGEIPQLLNMK; via the coding sequence ATGAACAAGGTAAGACAGTCCTTCGCTGTGGTATGTGTACTATTTTTGCTGAGTACATTGCTACTGGCGTGCGGAAACTCAAAGGAACAATCCTCTGCCAATAGTACGGCAAACGCAACCGGGAACTCTTCCGCTGCAACCGCGGCACCTTCAGCAGAACCCTCAGATAGCAGTACAGATGAAGCTGCAGCGACTACCCGCTCCTATACAGATTACATAGGACATACTGTAGAGATTCCAGTGAATCCGCAGCGAATTATCTATTCTGGAGAAACTTATGGCGATTTGCTCGCACTTGGTGTGCAGGCGGTAGGTTATCCTCTTTCTATGGGGGAAGGCCAGATTTTTGAAGATCAATTGCAAGGTGTGGAGGATGTAGGCTTCCCTATCAATCTGGAAAAAACATTGGAGCTTCAACCTGACTTGATCATCTATGCGGGCACAGATGAAGCTGATTTCGAGCAGCTCTCCAAAATTGCACCAACGATAATATTTAATACCTTTGCCCCACTCCAGGAACGTATGCTGGACATTGGTGGAATTGTTGGTAAAACGACTGAAGCAGAAGCATGGCTAGCCCAGTATAAAACCGCTGAAGAGAACATGTGGAAGCAATTGAAATCCGCAGGCATGAAAGAGGGCGAAACGGCTGCGGTCTTCACTTATTATCCAGGAGACAGATTGTTTATAATGGCAGCAACCGGACTTTCACAGGTACTCTATGGGGAGAATGGCTTCAATGCAACTCCAGCTATTCAGAAGATACTTGATGAAGGTAAAGGGTTCCAGGAAGTATCCATGGAAGTCCTGAAAGAATATGCCGGAGACCGGATATTCATCTTGACTCCAGTGGCAGAAGAAGCAAAACAATCCACAGAGAATCTATTAAAGAGCCCTATCTGGAAGAGCCTTCCTGCCGTCAAGAACGGATATGTCTATACACAAGACATCATGAAGACTTCAAGTGATGCAACAACAAGAGAATGGCTGCTTGGCGAAATTCCACAGCTATTGAATATGAAATAA
- a CDS encoding HAD family hydrolase: MIKGIIFDFDGTIIDTETAWYTAFNEAYAEYGVDLTLEQYSTCIGTSLNSFNPYEYLMTDLKLAIDKEEFSKAVKQRHSKLMELETIRPGIQHYLDSAKAAGLRIGLASSSSLEWVEKYLNQLGIREYFECVRTADHVAKVKPDPELYNQTLACLGITADEAVAIEDSPNGSKAAAAAGIRCIVTPNEITNFLEFDKQHHKIDNLSLLEFDHVVTQRCFV, encoded by the coding sequence GTGATCAAAGGAATTATTTTTGATTTTGACGGAACGATTATCGACACGGAGACTGCTTGGTACACCGCATTTAACGAGGCTTATGCAGAATATGGAGTGGACCTGACGCTTGAACAATATTCCACCTGCATCGGCACGAGCTTGAACAGTTTTAATCCTTATGAATATTTGATGACTGATCTTAAGCTCGCAATTGACAAAGAAGAGTTCAGCAAGGCTGTTAAACAGAGACACAGCAAACTTATGGAGCTTGAAACAATAAGACCAGGTATTCAGCATTATCTTGATTCTGCCAAGGCAGCTGGACTGCGCATAGGGCTGGCCTCAAGTTCTTCCCTGGAATGGGTGGAAAAATATCTGAATCAATTGGGTATTCGCGAGTATTTCGAATGTGTTCGGACTGCCGACCATGTGGCAAAAGTGAAACCAGATCCGGAGCTATATAACCAAACGTTAGCTTGTCTTGGAATCACAGCTGATGAGGCGGTTGCTATCGAGGATTCACCGAATGGATCTAAGGCAGCGGCAGCAGCTGGCATCCGTTGCATTGTGACGCCTAACGAAATTACTAATTTTCTTGAATTCGATAAGCAGCACCATAAAATTGATAATCTAAGTCTTCTTGAATTTGATCATGTAGTTACTCAACGTTGCTTCGTATAG
- a CDS encoding mannitol-1-phosphate 5-dehydrogenase, which produces MRAVHFGAGNIGRGFIGPMLSDSGYNVCFVGRNKSKIAQLQKRGQYPVTLANKNRDSFIVDNVTAINLNDTEDVTRAIAEAEIVTTAVGISALQDIAETIAQGIERRLENSRNLNPLHIIACENGIGSSQKLKKSVYRHMKQSFKELADRNVAFPNAMVDRIVPMQKNTDSLEILVEPFSEWVIPRSGMIGNYNEIKGVHYVDSLAPYLERKLFTVNTGHCSAAYFGYLEGYTSIQEAMSDPEIRARVHGVLKETGTLLVHLYGFKPIEHDRYIEKMMERFTNPNFNDKITRVARSPLRKLSPNDRLVKPAMLAHELGFETSHLVSAIVSALYFDYEKDPEALQLQADIRNHGLSEVIATQLKIPTEHPLHGRIILESNKLRARYPHRTRMKTVNVRVPYF; this is translated from the coding sequence TTGAGAGCCGTACACTTTGGAGCGGGCAATATTGGCAGAGGATTTATTGGGCCTATGTTGTCGGACTCCGGTTACAATGTTTGTTTCGTCGGAAGAAATAAGAGTAAAATTGCCCAATTGCAAAAACGTGGGCAATATCCTGTCACCCTAGCTAACAAGAACCGGGACAGCTTTATCGTTGATAATGTTACTGCGATCAATCTGAATGATACTGAGGACGTTACTAGAGCTATAGCAGAGGCTGAAATTGTGACAACTGCAGTCGGAATATCCGCTTTACAAGATATTGCTGAGACCATTGCGCAGGGCATCGAACGAAGGCTTGAAAATAGCAGAAATCTCAACCCTCTTCATATCATTGCCTGTGAGAATGGGATTGGAAGCAGTCAGAAGTTGAAAAAATCAGTTTATCGGCATATGAAGCAATCCTTCAAGGAACTTGCTGACCGCAATGTCGCTTTTCCCAATGCGATGGTTGACCGGATTGTACCTATGCAGAAAAATACAGATTCACTTGAAATCCTCGTTGAACCCTTCAGTGAGTGGGTTATTCCCCGCAGTGGAATGATTGGTAACTACAATGAAATTAAAGGCGTCCATTATGTAGATTCGCTGGCGCCATACCTCGAACGGAAGCTATTTACTGTGAATACAGGTCATTGCAGTGCAGCCTATTTTGGATACCTGGAAGGTTATACTAGCATTCAAGAAGCGATGTCTGATCCCGAAATCAGAGCTCGTGTTCACGGGGTGCTTAAGGAAACAGGGACCTTATTGGTGCATTTATATGGCTTCAAGCCCATAGAACATGACCGGTATATAGAAAAGATGATGGAACGATTCACTAACCCCAACTTTAACGATAAAATTACACGTGTCGCCCGCTCCCCGCTTCGCAAGCTTTCACCTAATGATCGACTCGTAAAACCGGCAATGCTTGCTCATGAACTTGGTTTTGAGACCTCACATTTAGTCTCAGCTATTGTTTCTGCACTTTATTTTGATTATGAAAAAGATCCAGAAGCCTTACAGCTTCAAGCGGACATCCGAAACCACGGGCTAAGTGAAGTCATTGCTACACAACTAAAAATCCCTACGGAGCATCCGCTTCATGGTCGCATTATTTTGGAGTCCAACAAATTACGCGCGAGATATCCTCATAGGACTAGAATGAAGACAGTAAACGTCAGGGTACCCTACTTTTAA
- a CDS encoding alpha-L-fucosidase — protein MVDKSNYLKVIEDTIVTGRFKADWDSLSQFQVPTWYENAKFGIFIHWGLYSIPAFANEWYPRNMYIQGSREYEHHLATYGEHKTFGYKDFIPLFKAEHFNAEEWANLFKLSGAKYVMPVAEHHDGFQMYKSAYSHYNTYEMGPKRDLVGEMKDAFEQQGLEFCVSSHRAEHWFFLSHGKEFDSDIHEPLVCGDLYWPSMPEPDHQDLFGSPPNQEFLEDWLIRCCELVDNYQPKIFYFDWWIHTAAFKPYLKKFAAYYYNKGEEWGTPVAINYKHDAFMFGSAIPDIERGHFSGLKPYFWQTDTAVAKNSWCYTPENDYKSAVEIIRDLVDIVSKNGNLLLNIGPKADGSIPAQDQEILLGIGEWLKVNGEAIYDTTYWRTFGEGPTEIVEGQFTDGITKIFTNEDIRFTVKGSYLYATVLVYPNNGIVQIKSLKENSAHFHGMIKQIKILGFEEQPAWERTDEALIIKTTSVRSETPVVLRIELD, from the coding sequence ATGGTGGATAAAAGCAACTATTTAAAAGTAATCGAAGATACGATCGTAACTGGAAGATTCAAAGCCGATTGGGATTCACTAAGTCAATTTCAAGTGCCTACGTGGTATGAGAACGCTAAGTTTGGTATTTTCATTCATTGGGGTCTTTATTCTATTCCGGCTTTCGCCAATGAGTGGTATCCCCGAAATATGTATATCCAGGGTTCACGGGAATATGAACATCATCTTGCTACCTATGGCGAGCATAAAACCTTTGGTTATAAAGACTTCATCCCCTTGTTCAAGGCTGAGCATTTCAATGCTGAGGAATGGGCCAATCTCTTTAAATTATCTGGAGCCAAATACGTGATGCCTGTTGCAGAGCACCATGACGGCTTTCAAATGTATAAGAGCGCTTACTCCCACTATAACACATATGAGATGGGTCCCAAGCGGGATTTAGTCGGGGAAATGAAAGACGCTTTTGAGCAGCAGGGATTAGAGTTTTGTGTATCTTCCCATAGAGCTGAGCACTGGTTCTTCCTGTCTCATGGCAAGGAATTTGATTCCGATATCCATGAACCGCTTGTATGTGGAGATCTCTATTGGCCATCTATGCCCGAACCCGATCATCAGGATTTATTCGGCTCCCCACCCAATCAAGAATTTCTGGAGGATTGGTTGATTCGCTGCTGCGAGCTGGTAGACAATTATCAGCCGAAAATCTTTTACTTTGACTGGTGGATTCACACAGCCGCCTTCAAACCCTATCTCAAAAAGTTCGCTGCTTACTATTACAACAAGGGAGAGGAATGGGGAACTCCGGTTGCAATCAATTATAAGCATGATGCCTTCATGTTTGGCTCAGCGATCCCAGATATTGAGAGAGGTCATTTCTCCGGGCTTAAACCTTATTTCTGGCAAACGGATACAGCAGTAGCTAAAAATTCATGGTGTTATACACCGGAAAATGATTATAAATCTGCCGTAGAAATTATCAGAGATTTAGTAGATATCGTAAGCAAAAACGGCAACTTGCTGCTGAATATAGGCCCTAAAGCGGACGGCAGCATTCCAGCTCAGGATCAGGAGATTCTGCTTGGCATCGGAGAATGGCTAAAGGTGAATGGTGAAGCAATCTATGATACGACCTACTGGCGCACCTTCGGGGAAGGCCCTACAGAGATCGTTGAAGGTCAGTTTACAGATGGGATCACGAAGATTTTCACCAATGAAGATATCCGCTTTACGGTAAAAGGCAGTTATCTTTATGCTACTGTTCTTGTCTATCCAAACAACGGTATAGTGCAAATCAAATCCCTTAAAGAAAACTCTGCTCACTTCCATGGGATGATTAAACAGATCAAAATCTTAGGTTTTGAGGAACAACCTGCATGGGAAAGAACCGATGAAGCCCTGATTATAAAAACAACCTCGGTTCGCAGTGAGACTCCGGTTGTTCTGCGGATTGAATTGGATTAG
- a CDS encoding AraC family transcriptional regulator, translated as MDNHVLLTNYLSNLKVDLFMADYNLCGRDWRDLDYTPDYSKFYFICDGEGWLKIGDREYYPKPGQLFLMPEGVKQSYSCISDQPFEKYWCHFSAKVGDINLFKMLELSHVCREVDPHVIQEIFSSLTSHMKSDAVYAHLLAKSKLMELFSYFIMNIDVDEITFKNLSSIEKLTKILTYIDAHIERNITIQELAEIAYMHPNYFIRLFKQQIGVPPIQYITRKKITKAKELLRGTQSSVGEIAHDLGFSDLYYFSKQFKKNVGLSPSEFRQGTVAVK; from the coding sequence ATGGATAACCATGTTTTGCTTACTAATTATTTATCCAATTTAAAGGTTGATTTATTTATGGCTGATTACAATCTTTGTGGCCGTGACTGGAGAGATCTCGACTATACGCCTGACTATAGTAAATTTTATTTTATTTGCGATGGGGAGGGTTGGTTAAAGATCGGGGATCGAGAATATTATCCGAAGCCTGGTCAGCTTTTTTTGATGCCTGAGGGAGTTAAGCAATCTTATTCTTGCATAAGTGATCAACCCTTTGAGAAGTATTGGTGCCATTTCAGCGCAAAAGTCGGAGACATTAATCTATTCAAAATGTTAGAGTTAAGTCATGTATGCAGAGAAGTAGATCCTCATGTAATCCAAGAGATTTTCAGCAGCCTAACGAGTCATATGAAATCTGATGCGGTGTATGCTCATTTATTAGCCAAAAGTAAGTTAATGGAGTTATTTTCTTATTTTATTATGAACATAGATGTAGACGAAATCACTTTTAAGAATCTAAGCTCGATCGAAAAATTAACGAAAATATTAACGTACATAGACGCCCATATCGAGCGTAATATCACCATACAGGAGCTTGCCGAGATTGCGTACATGCATCCCAACTATTTTATCCGGCTATTTAAACAGCAAATCGGAGTTCCACCCATTCAGTATATCACCAGAAAAAAGATAACTAAGGCCAAGGAGCTATTGAGGGGGACGCAAAGTTCTGTCGGTGAGATTGCCCATGATCTTGGTTTTAGCGATCTCTATTATTTCTCCAAACAGTTCAAAAAAAATGTGGGTTTAAGCCCTTCGGAATTCAGACAAGGAACAGTAGCAGTGAAATAA